One region of Sulfurisphaera ohwakuensis genomic DNA includes:
- a CDS encoding DUF402 domain-containing protein — MKVRIRGIYATALTKLFLDNGFEIVQATPQISERFSLPIKDEPSDVTVKDGNDKGELISIGEDIYSFLRKTFQTSFVWKSPVKLYSVIETNNCKFMDYQVEPCLDKGLVVKPPTEGRVILSSPKAVGKYSMVWRGDGKTFFSEHIRDREEKTRLLSISIPFNKKGYNVKWRSNAPFANNIVLKEELEKLAMRFDNDDFRQQGEDFIKVTVSLEDKIMLDEIRKKVLPNTIKFHHMLKMSFSNEVDEIEQTSMNNEELLDKLITEYMKIEHIKPDGRKFELKEGKVIYKEVNSDYYIVRLMRVFSREGIYDGLNVKKEEGDYDIVEFDSRKWYQIHRYYNKDGKLKGIYVNISTPPELLRGKLRYLDLEVDVVKVGDEVRIIDLEELEKNKDIIGETMYKKIFTIIEEVKKIL; from the coding sequence ATGAAAGTTAGAATTAGAGGCATTTACGCTACAGCCCTAACAAAATTATTTTTAGATAATGGTTTTGAAATTGTTCAAGCCACTCCACAAATCTCTGAGCGTTTTTCTCTTCCTATTAAAGACGAACCCTCAGATGTTACAGTTAAAGACGGAAATGATAAGGGAGAATTAATTAGTATTGGAGAGGATATTTATTCATTTTTACGTAAAACTTTTCAGACTTCTTTTGTATGGAAATCACCAGTTAAACTCTATTCAGTAATTGAAACTAATAACTGTAAGTTTATGGACTATCAAGTTGAGCCTTGTTTAGATAAGGGATTAGTGGTTAAACCACCAACTGAGGGAAGAGTTATTTTATCATCTCCTAAAGCAGTCGGTAAATATTCTATGGTTTGGAGAGGAGATGGTAAAACATTCTTTTCAGAACATATAAGAGATAGAGAGGAAAAAACAAGACTTCTGTCTATAAGTATTCCATTTAATAAGAAAGGGTATAATGTAAAATGGAGGAGTAATGCTCCTTTTGCAAACAATATTGTTCTTAAAGAAGAATTGGAAAAATTAGCAATGAGGTTTGATAATGACGATTTTAGGCAACAAGGTGAAGATTTCATAAAAGTTACGGTGTCTTTAGAAGATAAAATTATGTTAGATGAAATCAGAAAAAAGGTATTACCCAATACTATTAAATTTCATCATATGTTAAAAATGTCTTTTTCGAATGAAGTTGATGAAATTGAGCAAACCTCTATGAATAATGAAGAATTGTTAGATAAACTCATTACTGAATATATGAAGATTGAACATATTAAACCAGATGGTAGAAAGTTTGAGCTAAAAGAAGGTAAGGTTATATATAAAGAGGTTAACTCAGACTATTATATCGTTAGATTAATGAGAGTCTTTTCAAGAGAAGGAATTTATGACGGGCTAAATGTTAAGAAAGAGGAAGGAGATTACGATATTGTTGAGTTTGATTCAAGAAAATGGTATCAGATCCACAGATATTATAATAAGGATGGTAAGTTGAAGGGGATTTATGTTAACATTTCCACACCGCCAGAATTACTCAGAGGTAAATTAAGGTATCTTGATTTAGAGGTTGATGTTGTTAAAGTAGGAGACGAAGTTAGGATCATTGATTTAGAGGAATTAGAAAAGAACAAAGATATCATAGGAGAGACAATGTATAAAAAAATATTTACCATAATAGAAGAAGTTAAAAAGATTCTTTAA
- a CDS encoding AbrB/MazE/SpoVT family DNA-binding domain-containing protein, with protein MPVEDIVKVSRNFQVTIPARIRQKVKVREGDLVRVIYDENENVVKIIPISREELEKL; from the coding sequence ATGCCAGTTGAAGATATTGTAAAGGTCTCAAGAAATTTCCAGGTTACAATACCAGCTAGAATAAGACAAAAAGTTAAAGTAAGAGAAGGAGATTTAGTTAGAGTGATATATGACGAGAATGAGAATGTTGTTAAAATTATTCCTATCAGTAGAGAAGAATTAGAAAAACTTTAA
- a CDS encoding DsbA family oxidoreductase: MIKLTFFHDVICPFCFVMSKRLKNVVREFKGEVIVKHKAFSIISSLEDLKEIAPTIEDARKVFLNEFQIVKKYFPDYDPEKVISKGKIGYVWSIPPLMACKAAEFQKGDEGHWEYFDKAQDKFFLEGEDVTQDEVLIKIAEEVGLDVEQFKRDFKSKKAKLAVIEDEEEAKAMGIHGVPAILINDVWLVRGVQSEDFLRQTIEDILEHGEPKNVKLKAFWERE, translated from the coding sequence ATGATCAAATTAACGTTCTTTCATGATGTGATTTGTCCTTTCTGTTTCGTTATGTCTAAAAGACTTAAAAATGTAGTAAGAGAATTTAAGGGAGAAGTTATTGTTAAGCATAAGGCATTCTCTATCATTTCATCACTAGAGGACTTGAAGGAAATAGCTCCTACAATAGAAGATGCTAGAAAAGTATTTCTTAATGAATTTCAAATAGTGAAAAAATATTTTCCAGACTACGATCCAGAGAAAGTTATTAGTAAGGGTAAAATAGGTTATGTGTGGTCAATTCCACCTTTGATGGCATGTAAGGCTGCAGAATTTCAAAAGGGCGATGAAGGTCATTGGGAATACTTTGATAAAGCTCAAGATAAGTTCTTCCTAGAGGGAGAAGATGTTACACAAGATGAGGTTCTTATTAAAATCGCAGAAGAAGTTGGATTAGATGTGGAACAGTTTAAGAGGGACTTTAAATCTAAAAAAGCAAAGTTAGCTGTAATAGAAGATGAAGAAGAAGCTAAAGCTATGGGTATTCACGGTGTTCCAGCTATTTTAATTAATGACGTCTGGCTTGTGAGAGGTGTTCAATCAGAAGATTTCTTAAGACAAACAATTGAAGACATATTAGAGCACGGCGAACCGAAAAATGTAAAGCTAAAAGCTTTTTGGGAGAGAGAATAA
- a CDS encoding ATP-binding cassette domain-containing protein has protein sequence MLEIKDLSIYFEGFIVLKNINLKLDNQLCVILGPNGSGKTTLLRAISGIIPYGGSIKINGKEVRSAKRVLEYSTNLQEVYTIGNSAWDTAKIIAEIKGGDLKEFTSILSYLDVDRKVIHKPMYKMSTGQRSLVSLALALFTRPQIVTIDEPIENVDVNRRDRVISLLRERVDEGIIVTHQKELIKMLNDNNKKEVIVYTIVNGELVEGNKM, from the coding sequence ATGCTGGAGATTAAAGATTTATCTATCTATTTCGAGGGCTTTATAGTCCTAAAAAATATTAACTTAAAACTTGACAATCAATTGTGTGTAATACTAGGTCCTAATGGTTCCGGAAAAACTACCTTGCTAAGAGCTATCTCTGGAATAATTCCATACGGGGGTTCGATAAAGATAAACGGTAAGGAGGTTAGGAGTGCTAAGAGGGTTTTAGAATACTCCACAAACCTTCAAGAGGTATACACTATAGGTAATTCCGCATGGGATACTGCGAAAATAATAGCGGAGATTAAAGGCGGAGATTTAAAAGAATTCACAAGCATCTTAAGCTATCTGGACGTAGATAGAAAGGTGATACACAAGCCTATGTATAAAATGTCTACTGGACAGAGGAGTTTAGTATCGTTAGCACTGGCGCTCTTTACGAGGCCTCAAATAGTTACTATCGACGAGCCGATAGAGAATGTCGACGTCAATAGGAGGGATAGGGTGATATCGTTATTACGCGAAAGGGTTGATGAGGGTATAATCGTAACGCATCAGAAGGAGTTAATCAAGATGTTAAATGATAATAATAAGAAGGAAGTGATAGTTTATACGATAGTTAACGGTGAGCTTGTTGAAGGTAATAAAATGTAA
- a CDS encoding VWA domain-containing protein, translated as MTISARLEFSHKYSFTSPVRGVFRLILVPERVSVATGFHYIILLDTSGSMAGIKIETAKQGALQLLNKIPPGNKITFITFSSTVNTLIEFADTSGSVGETISSVTAQGNTVLYTALSTAIQIAKKHEMPGYIILLTDGNPTDLTNTDAYEKLQFPDGFKVISFGIGDDYNEQLLKILADKTGGILNHIQDPMEIANSLPQAAVTQVGAKNVIVEINSPSPIKLLNYSGPPVKLGAIEGVVRIFGETSIPPNFNGNILNVRVTYEDPATNRTENIIAVSQVTPASNSQVFLSGINNDILNEYQYYELMNKLVTQVNSNNLAEATRTLQQMSQLAEQTRRIELMETTRRLQQSIETTRRLGNVEQTKKIITSEATKKLRS; from the coding sequence TTGACAATATCAGCTAGATTAGAGTTTAGTCATAAGTATTCTTTTACATCACCAGTTAGGGGAGTTTTTAGATTAATTTTAGTTCCAGAACGAGTATCTGTTGCAACTGGATTTCATTATATAATCTTATTAGATACCTCTGGATCCATGGCTGGAATTAAGATAGAGACGGCAAAACAAGGTGCCTTACAGTTATTAAATAAAATTCCTCCAGGAAATAAAATTACATTTATTACATTTTCTTCTACAGTAAATACTTTAATTGAATTCGCAGATACCTCAGGGTCTGTAGGTGAGACAATTTCTAGTGTAACTGCTCAAGGTAACACCGTATTATATACTGCCTTGTCAACCGCTATTCAAATAGCTAAAAAGCATGAGATGCCGGGTTATATTATTTTATTAACAGACGGTAATCCAACCGATTTAACAAATACTGACGCATACGAAAAACTTCAATTCCCAGATGGGTTTAAAGTAATCTCATTTGGTATTGGTGATGATTATAATGAGCAGTTACTTAAGATTTTAGCAGATAAAACTGGCGGTATTCTTAACCATATTCAAGATCCAATGGAAATAGCTAATTCTTTGCCTCAAGCCGCTGTTACTCAAGTAGGTGCTAAAAATGTTATAGTAGAAATAAACTCACCATCACCAATTAAATTACTAAACTATTCTGGACCACCAGTTAAATTAGGAGCTATAGAAGGGGTTGTTAGAATATTTGGTGAAACCTCTATTCCACCAAACTTTAATGGAAATATATTAAATGTAAGAGTAACTTATGAAGATCCAGCTACCAATAGAACAGAAAACATTATAGCAGTTAGTCAAGTAACGCCAGCCTCTAATTCTCAAGTATTTTTAAGTGGTATTAACAACGATATTCTTAATGAATACCAATATTATGAATTAATGAATAAGTTAGTTACTCAAGTAAATTCAAATAACTTAGCTGAAGCAACTAGAACTTTGCAGCAAATGAGTCAATTAGCTGAACAGACTAGAAGAATTGAACTAATGGAAACTACAAGAAGACTTCAGCAAAGTATTGAAACAACGAGAAGATTAGGTAATGTTGAACAGACTAAAAAGATTATTACCAGTGAGGCAACAAAGAAGTTAAGATCGTAA
- the acnA gene encoding aconitate hydratase AcnA, translating to MQFQISKLEENVHYYPLSQLEQYGINIRKYPYSIRVLVENVIRNFDGKKITEDDLEAILKWQVGKEFSFFPTRVIMQDYTGVPLLVDLAAMRDEMKRKGKDPKIVNPVVPADLIIDHSIQVDYYGTSYALSWNMKKEFERNEERYKFLKWAQLSFRNLRVIPPGNGIIHQINLEYLSKVIDIREVKGVQTAFPEIVIGTDSHTTMANGISVLSWGVGGLEAEAVLLGEPYTMTVPEVIGVKLVGEINEGVTPTDIVLYITDILRKKGVVGKFVEFFGPSLSKLSVPDRATIANMAPEYGATVGYFPIDSQTLKYLAGTGRDYRIVETYAKSQGLFYDEVPNYTEVVEIDLSKIEPSVAGPRNPDERVPLREMKKRNEKKEKKRGSIVSDNDVVLTAITSCTNTSNPTVMIGAGLLAKKAVEHGLRVKPYVKTSTAPGSPVVVEYLKESGLLPYLEALGFHIVGFGCTTCIGNAGPLPKVVEEDVKKYGLEVYGVISGNRNFEGRVNPLLKGVYLASPILVVAYALAGRIDIDFDNEPIGYDPNGIPVYLKDIWPSLHEISEYINLSLNPELYKKRYEKIFEGDENWKSLKVSESETYSWDSSSTYIKEPPWFILPTSKLDDILNARILLLLGDKVTTDHISPAGPILEDSIAGKYLRQLGVKELNTYGARRGNHEVMIRGGFANPKLKNLLVDREGGYTKHFPDGKVMSVYEASELYKSEGVPLVVVAGKQYGSGSSRDWAAKVTALLGIKAVLAESFERIHRSNLVAMGVLPIQIPDWRSLGIKGDEVVNIYGLKELTPKKKVKIEFKSSSGEVKVIEGLVRVDTNVELEYVREGGVLKYVMNKLLYES from the coding sequence ATGCAATTTCAGATTTCTAAGTTGGAGGAAAATGTTCATTATTATCCGTTAAGTCAACTTGAACAATATGGTATAAATATTCGTAAATACCCCTATTCTATCAGAGTTCTAGTAGAAAATGTAATTAGAAATTTTGATGGAAAAAAGATTACTGAGGATGATTTAGAGGCCATATTAAAGTGGCAAGTAGGGAAGGAATTTTCATTTTTCCCTACTAGAGTTATCATGCAAGATTACACTGGTGTACCATTACTTGTTGATCTAGCAGCAATGAGGGATGAAATGAAAAGAAAGGGTAAAGATCCAAAAATTGTTAACCCAGTTGTTCCAGCAGACTTAATAATTGATCATTCTATTCAAGTTGACTATTATGGCACTTCCTATGCCTTATCATGGAACATGAAGAAAGAATTTGAAAGAAATGAGGAAAGATACAAGTTTTTAAAATGGGCACAATTAAGCTTTAGGAATTTAAGGGTTATACCCCCTGGTAACGGAATAATTCATCAAATAAACTTAGAGTATTTAAGTAAAGTAATTGATATCAGAGAAGTAAAAGGAGTGCAGACAGCTTTCCCAGAAATAGTAATTGGGACAGATTCTCATACTACAATGGCTAATGGAATTAGTGTATTATCATGGGGTGTTGGAGGTTTAGAAGCTGAAGCTGTACTTTTAGGCGAACCTTATACAATGACAGTACCAGAAGTTATTGGAGTAAAATTAGTTGGTGAAATTAATGAGGGTGTAACTCCAACTGATATAGTTCTTTATATCACTGATATTTTGAGGAAAAAAGGAGTTGTAGGTAAATTTGTTGAATTCTTTGGTCCTTCATTATCAAAACTCTCTGTACCAGATAGGGCTACTATAGCTAACATGGCTCCGGAGTATGGTGCCACTGTGGGTTACTTCCCGATAGATTCACAGACTTTAAAATACTTAGCTGGTACCGGAAGAGATTATAGAATAGTTGAAACATACGCAAAATCTCAGGGATTATTCTATGATGAAGTTCCTAATTATACAGAAGTCGTTGAGATAGATCTAAGTAAAATTGAACCTTCTGTTGCTGGTCCTAGAAATCCAGATGAGAGAGTTCCGTTAAGGGAGATGAAAAAGAGAAATGAGAAGAAGGAGAAAAAGAGAGGAAGTATAGTAAGTGATAATGATGTTGTATTAACTGCAATAACCAGTTGTACAAATACATCAAATCCAACAGTTATGATTGGTGCTGGATTATTAGCTAAGAAGGCTGTAGAACATGGTTTAAGAGTTAAACCCTATGTAAAGACTAGTACTGCACCAGGATCACCAGTTGTTGTAGAATATCTTAAGGAATCTGGTTTACTCCCATATCTTGAGGCATTAGGTTTTCATATTGTCGGATTTGGCTGTACAACATGTATTGGTAATGCAGGACCTTTACCTAAAGTAGTAGAGGAAGATGTAAAGAAATATGGGCTAGAAGTTTATGGTGTAATTAGTGGTAATAGAAATTTTGAAGGAAGAGTAAATCCTCTTCTTAAAGGAGTTTATTTAGCTTCACCAATCCTAGTTGTTGCTTATGCACTAGCCGGGAGAATTGATATTGATTTTGATAACGAACCAATTGGTTACGATCCTAACGGTATACCAGTTTACTTAAAAGATATTTGGCCTTCTCTTCATGAAATTAGTGAGTATATTAATCTTTCTCTTAATCCAGAACTTTATAAGAAAAGGTATGAGAAAATATTTGAAGGAGATGAGAATTGGAAATCACTAAAGGTTAGTGAGAGTGAGACTTACAGTTGGGATTCTAGCTCAACATATATAAAAGAACCCCCATGGTTTATTTTACCAACCTCTAAACTTGATGATATATTGAACGCAAGAATTTTACTTTTACTTGGCGATAAAGTAACTACTGATCATATTTCTCCAGCTGGTCCAATACTAGAAGATTCAATTGCTGGGAAATATTTAAGACAATTGGGAGTTAAGGAGTTAAATACTTATGGTGCTAGGAGAGGAAACCATGAAGTAATGATAAGAGGAGGATTTGCAAATCCCAAGCTTAAGAATCTCCTAGTTGATAGGGAGGGTGGATATACTAAGCATTTCCCAGATGGCAAAGTAATGAGTGTTTACGAAGCTTCTGAGTTATATAAGAGTGAAGGAGTACCTCTAGTAGTTGTTGCTGGTAAGCAATATGGCTCTGGGAGTTCAAGAGATTGGGCTGCTAAAGTCACGGCATTATTAGGTATTAAAGCTGTATTAGCTGAGAGTTTCGAAAGGATTCACAGAAGTAACTTGGTAGCTATGGGAGTTTTACCAATCCAAATACCAGACTGGAGATCATTAGGTATAAAAGGTGATGAGGTTGTAAATATTTACGGTTTGAAGGAGTTAACGCCAAAGAAAAAGGTTAAGATTGAATTTAAATCTTCAAGTGGTGAAGTGAAAGTCATAGAAGGCTTAGTAAGAGTTGATACTAATGTTGAATTAGAATACGTACGTGAAGGTGGGGTTTTAAAGTATGTCATGAATAAATTATTATATGAAAGTTAG
- a CDS encoding VWA domain-containing protein, with amino-acid sequence MTISLKIKSSHSYVSIEKPTQISLIIRIVPETFVQFTGIHYVILIDNSPSMRKDNKLDVAIAAANKLSYEIPPGNYISIYLFSNDLEKIYEGPSGNPIALQNVKKGYTTNLHKALSKILQQLAYVQLPVKLIILSDGKPTDKRNVKEYEGLQVPPNVQIISIGIGRDYNEVILKRMADKGSGVYYHIEDPTQLPSVFAQQKVSEVAGYNFVLNVPPGFEVINYEVPVNIPIIDRTISIYAIGTIPPGTQPVQLLFTGSYYDPAKRINVTINEQLIIPRGNEVQVTQGVNQGILSEVRYYSLLKQYSNAIASGSKDATVIAQELKVAAEQTRREDLIEETRRLTGDSKTDLSEVTRTMRKS; translated from the coding sequence ATGACTATAAGTCTAAAAATTAAATCCTCACACAGCTATGTTAGTATTGAAAAACCTACTCAAATTAGCCTTATAATTAGGATTGTTCCTGAGACTTTTGTTCAATTTACTGGTATTCACTATGTAATTCTTATTGATAATAGTCCTTCTATGCGTAAAGACAATAAGTTAGATGTTGCTATAGCTGCTGCAAATAAACTTTCTTATGAGATTCCACCCGGAAACTATATTTCAATTTATCTTTTCTCTAATGATTTAGAGAAAATTTATGAAGGTCCATCAGGTAATCCTATAGCTTTGCAAAATGTTAAGAAAGGATATACTACGAATTTACATAAAGCCCTAAGTAAAATTTTACAACAGTTAGCTTATGTTCAATTACCAGTTAAATTGATTATATTATCTGATGGTAAACCGACTGATAAGAGAAATGTAAAGGAGTATGAGGGACTTCAAGTACCCCCAAACGTTCAGATTATTTCGATCGGAATCGGAAGAGATTATAATGAAGTCATATTAAAAAGAATGGCCGACAAAGGTTCTGGAGTATATTATCATATAGAAGACCCCACTCAACTACCATCAGTATTTGCTCAACAAAAGGTTAGTGAAGTTGCTGGCTATAATTTTGTCTTAAATGTTCCACCAGGTTTTGAGGTTATTAACTATGAGGTTCCAGTAAATATTCCAATAATTGATAGGACTATATCGATTTATGCAATTGGAACAATACCTCCTGGAACTCAGCCAGTTCAACTATTATTTACTGGAAGTTATTACGATCCAGCTAAAAGGATTAACGTTACTATTAATGAGCAACTAATTATACCAAGAGGTAATGAGGTTCAAGTTACACAAGGTGTAAATCAAGGTATTTTATCTGAGGTCAGATACTATAGCCTGCTTAAACAATATAGTAACGCTATAGCTAGTGGGAGTAAAGATGCTACTGTGATAGCACAAGAGCTTAAAGTAGCAGCAGAGCAAACAAGAAGGGAAGATTTAATAGAAGAAACTAGAAGGCTTACTGGTGATTCAAAGACAGATTTATCTGAAGTTACGAGAACTATGAGAAAAAGTTAA
- a CDS encoding transcriptional regulator: protein MELEKLIKLLKDNKELNVGVRLGILLGLYYTRSAWFKELLEATGLNKAELYQHLKILHKSGYVEIKYIPTVEGKRLKVFITKKGDEVVRQVVELLRKK, encoded by the coding sequence ATGGAGCTAGAGAAATTAATAAAACTGCTGAAGGATAATAAGGAGTTAAATGTTGGAGTTAGGTTAGGGATTCTGCTAGGTCTTTATTATACTAGGTCTGCATGGTTTAAGGAATTGTTGGAAGCTACTGGGTTAAATAAGGCAGAACTATATCAGCACCTTAAGATCTTGCATAAGAGTGGATACGTGGAGATTAAATATATCCCTACAGTTGAAGGTAAGAGGTTGAAGGTTTTTATAACTAAAAAAGGGGATGAAGTAGTAAGGCAAGTCGTTGAACTGTTAAGGAAGAAGTAA
- a CDS encoding FHA domain-containing protein, translated as MPWKCPVCGYENADDASFCIKCGAQKPAETQTTPPQQITQTPPPPPHEQSLQQNPSPQVEAQQQVVTPPPPTDVGQVPPSPQQPVSTPAIQQQVVTPPPPTTPPGQIVPPAQQVTQKYYLLFIQTPYAGLINQKIPLSFDIFPSISVGRSPENVIIVPDPEVSRRHAVISLEGGELYIEDLNSTNGTYIYDGKLFQPVKGKQKISPNTIIKLGNQTIVKVVAE; from the coding sequence ATGCCATGGAAATGTCCCGTTTGTGGATATGAGAATGCTGATGATGCAAGTTTTTGTATTAAATGTGGTGCTCAAAAGCCTGCAGAAACTCAAACTACTCCGCCACAACAAATAACTCAAACACCACCTCCACCACCACATGAACAATCACTACAACAAAATCCATCCCCACAAGTTGAAGCCCAACAACAAGTTGTTACACCTCCACCACCGACAGATGTAGGTCAAGTGCCGCCTTCTCCACAACAACCTGTTTCAACGCCAGCTATTCAACAACAAGTTGTTACACCTCCACCACCAACAACTCCACCAGGCCAAATAGTACCTCCTGCTCAACAAGTAACGCAAAAATATTATCTACTCTTCATCCAAACACCTTATGCTGGATTAATTAATCAAAAGATACCCCTAAGCTTTGATATATTTCCATCTATTTCAGTTGGAAGAAGTCCGGAGAATGTTATTATAGTTCCTGATCCGGAAGTATCAAGAAGGCATGCAGTAATTTCACTTGAAGGAGGAGAACTTTATATTGAGGATCTTAATAGTACAAATGGAACTTATATTTATGATGGGAAACTGTTTCAACCAGTTAAAGGAAAACAAAAAATTAGTCCCAATACGATAATAAAACTTGGAAATCAGACTATTGTAAAAGTTGTGGCTGAATAA